In one window of Nakamurella sp. PAMC28650 DNA:
- a CDS encoding carboxymuconolactone decarboxylase family protein, translating into MITLALLTALGQEHELAMHVAAALRNGVTREQIQEVLLHCAVYAGVPAANRAFAVAQQVFDGLDAPSTGSTVPAVPVADQEGKG; encoded by the coding sequence ATGATCACCCTCGCGCTGCTGACCGCGCTCGGGCAGGAACACGAACTCGCAATGCATGTGGCCGCCGCACTGCGGAACGGAGTGACCCGCGAGCAGATCCAGGAAGTGCTGCTCCATTGTGCCGTGTACGCGGGAGTACCGGCCGCGAATCGGGCCTTCGCCGTGGCACAGCAGGTTTTCGACGGGCTCGACGCCCCGTCGACCGGTTCGACCGTGCCGGCGGTGCCGGTGGCAGACCAGGAGGGAAAAGGATGA
- the pcaD gene encoding 3-oxoadipate enol-lactonase, with translation MTTVALHHRIDAAPDLPGDAPTVVLAGSLGSTLEMWDAQARVLSARFRVVRFDTRGHGRSPVPDEACSIEDLADDLLVLLDRLELGTVHLAGLSLGGMTAMALAARHPERVDALALLCTSALLGPRQGWLDRAAAVRAGGTSAVADVVVTRWFSAGYPAAHPDRVLFYRDMIAATPAAGYASCCEAIGEMDLRAALPQISAPTLAIAGAQDPATPPEHLRLIAGSVPGARLLMLDPAAHLANVEQADQVNTALLEHFSGSTVVGSTVVGSTAGGAG, from the coding sequence ATGACGACAGTTGCGCTCCATCACCGGATCGACGCGGCCCCCGACCTGCCCGGTGATGCCCCGACCGTGGTGCTCGCCGGTTCGCTCGGCTCGACACTGGAGATGTGGGACGCGCAGGCCCGGGTGTTGTCCGCCCGTTTTCGAGTGGTCCGCTTCGACACACGGGGGCACGGCCGCTCACCGGTTCCCGACGAGGCCTGCAGCATCGAGGATCTCGCCGACGACCTGCTGGTCCTGCTCGACCGGCTGGAACTGGGAACCGTCCATCTGGCCGGTCTGTCGCTCGGCGGGATGACGGCGATGGCACTGGCCGCGCGGCACCCGGAGCGGGTCGACGCGTTGGCCCTGCTGTGCACCTCCGCGCTGCTCGGACCACGCCAGGGATGGCTCGACCGCGCCGCGGCCGTCCGGGCCGGCGGCACCAGCGCGGTGGCCGACGTCGTGGTCACCCGATGGTTCAGCGCGGGCTATCCGGCCGCCCATCCGGACCGGGTGCTGTTCTACCGGGACATGATCGCGGCCACGCCGGCGGCCGGCTACGCGTCGTGCTGCGAGGCCATCGGGGAGATGGATCTGCGGGCGGCGCTGCCCCAGATCTCCGCGCCGACCCTTGCGATCGCTGGAGCGCAGGACCCCGCCACCCCGCCGGAGCACCTGCGACTGATCGCGGGGTCCGTTCCGGGAGCCCGTCTGTTGATGCTCGACCCAGCGGCGCACCTGGCCAACGTGGAGCAGGCCGACCAGGTCAATACCGCTCTGCTGGAGCATTTCTCGGGATCGACCGTGGTCGGGTCAACCGTGGTCGGGTCGACAGCCGGCGGGGCCGGATGA
- a CDS encoding lyase family protein, which translates to MTSNGIFGSTFERGWQIGLLDDTSWLAALVEVETALMRAAQLAGAVPESAAATILERWTNLEIDLEEIGRRAGAGGNPVIPLAAMLKATLGPDLRDYVHLGATSQDILDTACMLLARRAMSVVIGHLRAAAGHAADLAAEHASTRMAGRTLLQNALPITFGLKAATWTAGLDGAIARLGRVSADLPVQYAGPVGTFSGSNGHGPAIRRELAGLLQLADTELAWHTVRLPIADLAGALGTAAGIVGKVALDVVLLAQSATSEVGEGQAPGDTERRGGSSSMPHKHNPVAAISARACSMRTPGLVATLFAAMPQEHERAAGAWHSEWETLADLLRLTGSAAAWLSESLQYLVVDAAAMARAAQQMPPGEGDAHELTMMALAQRTNEEMP; encoded by the coding sequence GTGACCTCGAACGGGATCTTCGGCAGCACGTTCGAGCGTGGCTGGCAGATCGGTCTCCTGGACGACACCAGTTGGCTGGCCGCACTTGTCGAGGTGGAGACGGCTCTGATGCGGGCGGCCCAGCTGGCCGGAGCGGTACCGGAGAGTGCCGCTGCGACCATTCTGGAACGCTGGACGAATCTCGAGATCGACCTCGAGGAGATCGGACGCCGGGCCGGCGCCGGGGGCAACCCGGTGATCCCACTGGCCGCGATGTTGAAGGCCACCCTCGGTCCGGACCTGCGGGACTACGTGCACCTGGGCGCCACCAGCCAGGACATCCTGGACACCGCCTGCATGCTGCTCGCCCGGCGTGCGATGTCGGTCGTCATCGGTCATCTGCGGGCCGCTGCCGGGCACGCCGCCGACCTGGCGGCGGAGCACGCCTCCACCCGGATGGCCGGCCGCACGCTGCTGCAGAACGCCCTGCCGATCACCTTCGGGCTCAAGGCGGCCACCTGGACCGCCGGGCTCGACGGAGCCATCGCCCGGCTCGGTCGGGTGTCGGCCGATCTTCCGGTCCAGTACGCCGGCCCGGTCGGCACCTTCAGCGGGTCGAACGGCCACGGCCCGGCCATCCGGCGGGAGCTGGCCGGCCTGCTGCAACTCGCCGACACCGAACTGGCCTGGCACACGGTGCGGCTTCCCATCGCCGATCTTGCCGGCGCACTGGGTACCGCCGCCGGGATCGTCGGGAAGGTGGCGCTGGACGTGGTTCTGCTGGCGCAGAGCGCCACGTCGGAAGTGGGCGAAGGGCAGGCCCCGGGGGACACCGAGCGGCGCGGCGGGTCCAGTTCGATGCCGCACAAGCACAATCCGGTCGCGGCGATCTCGGCCCGGGCCTGTTCGATGCGGACACCCGGGCTGGTGGCCACCCTGTTCGCCGCGATGCCCCAGGAGCACGAACGGGCTGCCGGCGCCTGGCACAGCGAGTGGGAGACCCTGGCCGACCTGTTGCGGCTGACCGGCTCGGCGGCGGCCTGGCTGAGCGAAAGTCTGCAGTACCTGGTCGTCGACGCGGCTGCGATGGCGCGCGCCGCACAACAGATGCCCCCCGGTGAGGGCGACGCGCACGAGTTGACGATGATGGCACTGGCCCAGCGGACGAACGAGGAGATGCCCTGA
- the pcaG gene encoding protocatechuate 3,4-dioxygenase subunit alpha — MSTSSMPDTVATPTPDAAPNPVPGLGLTPSQTVGPYLSIGLTWADGVYAADLGTAGGFWLRGTVFDGESLPVPDGMVESWQADPHGGFDSAEDPRGGRPFPGFRGYARSSTDVEGRFEIFTLKPAALPDGAGGLQAPHVDLSVFARGMIDRVITRVYFGDEVSANASDPVLQLLPAASRQTLIAPRTEDGYRFDIHLQGEHETVFFAL; from the coding sequence ATGAGTACCTCCTCGATGCCGGACACCGTAGCGACCCCCACCCCGGATGCCGCGCCGAACCCGGTGCCGGGTCTCGGGCTGACTCCGTCGCAGACGGTAGGGCCCTATCTGTCGATCGGGCTGACCTGGGCGGATGGGGTGTACGCCGCCGACCTCGGAACCGCAGGCGGGTTCTGGTTGCGAGGCACCGTCTTCGACGGCGAGAGCCTTCCGGTCCCGGACGGCATGGTCGAGTCCTGGCAGGCCGACCCACACGGCGGATTCGACTCGGCGGAGGACCCACGGGGTGGCCGGCCGTTTCCCGGATTCCGCGGATATGCGCGCAGCAGCACCGATGTCGAGGGACGGTTCGAGATCTTCACGCTCAAGCCGGCGGCTCTGCCCGACGGCGCGGGCGGCCTGCAGGCACCACACGTGGATCTGTCGGTCTTCGCACGTGGCATGATCGACCGGGTGATCACCCGGGTCTACTTCGGCGACGAGGTCTCGGCCAATGCGTCCGACCCGGTGCTGCAGTTGCTTCCGGCTGCGTCGCGCCAGACGCTGATCGCCCCCCGTACCGAGGACGGCTACCGTTTCGACATCCACCTGCAGGGCGAGCACGAGACCGTGTTCTTCGCGCTGTGA
- the pcaH gene encoding protocatechuate 3,4-dioxygenase subunit beta, with translation MPELILPHYPVAPVGTHPPLDSPAYRSTALRHPLRTPVDLPQRLTEITGPVLGDRKPTEIDADLTRQHEGEPQGQRIIVQGRVLDSDGRPLPHTLIEVWQANSGGRYRHVRDRWASPLDPNFSGLGRTMTDAFGRYRFITIKPGAYPWKNHLNAWRPAHIHFSLFGRAFVQRLVTQMYFPGDPLFFQDPIFNSIPDPAARARLISRFNLDDTVPEWALAYDFDMVLRGSGSTPFEGDDEPEDEA, from the coding sequence ATGCCGGAGTTGATCTTGCCGCACTACCCGGTCGCGCCGGTGGGCACCCATCCGCCGCTGGATTCCCCGGCCTACCGCAGCACGGCACTACGTCATCCGCTGCGCACTCCGGTGGATCTGCCGCAGCGCCTCACCGAGATCACCGGTCCGGTGCTGGGCGACCGCAAGCCCACCGAGATCGACGCCGACCTGACCAGGCAGCACGAGGGTGAGCCGCAGGGCCAGCGGATCATCGTCCAGGGTCGCGTCCTGGATTCCGACGGACGTCCGCTGCCGCACACCCTGATCGAGGTGTGGCAGGCCAATTCCGGGGGGCGCTACCGGCACGTCCGGGACCGGTGGGCCAGTCCGCTGGATCCGAACTTCTCCGGCCTGGGGCGGACGATGACCGACGCCTTCGGGCGGTACCGATTCATCACGATCAAACCCGGTGCCTATCCCTGGAAGAACCATCTGAACGCCTGGCGCCCGGCGCACATCCATTTCTCGCTGTTCGGTCGGGCCTTCGTGCAGCGACTCGTGACGCAGATGTATTTCCCCGGGGACCCGCTGTTCTTCCAGGATCCGATCTTCAATTCCATTCCGGATCCGGCGGCCAGGGCTCGGTTGATCTCCCGCTTCAACCTGGACGACACAGTGCCGGAATGGGCACTGGCCTACGATTTCGACATGGTCCTGCGCGGCAGCGGCAGCACGCCATTCGAAGGTGACGACGAACCGGAGGACGAGGCATGA
- a CDS encoding thiolase family protein, whose protein sequence is MSQDVYIIDAVRTPFGRFNGALAGVRPDDLAAQTLRSLVARHAGLDPETIDDVLLGNANGAGEENRNVARMAVLLAGWPTSVPGVTVNRLCGSGLEAAVQARRAVAVGDVDLVVAGGVESMTRAPWVVPKPERPFPAGHQTMFSTTLGWRLVNPVMDGRWTIALGESAEHLADLHSISREAQDEFALRSHRLAHQSWEAGVFADEVVPIPGIGLDRDESIRPDTDAASLAGLKPAFRTGGTVTAGNSSPLNDGAAAMLIGTAGAAEKIGATPLARIVSCASVGVDPEVFGIGPVQAARNALARAGIGFDDLRYVELNEAFAVQSLSCLAGWPELDPAKVNVFGGAIAIGHPLGASGARVLGALAHRLRAAGGGYGMATLCIGVGQGMAVVLEA, encoded by the coding sequence GTGTCGCAGGACGTCTACATCATCGATGCGGTCCGCACGCCGTTCGGCCGGTTCAACGGCGCCCTGGCCGGAGTGCGTCCGGACGATCTGGCGGCCCAGACCCTTCGATCGCTCGTGGCCCGTCATGCCGGGCTCGACCCGGAAACCATCGACGACGTGCTGCTGGGCAATGCCAATGGGGCCGGGGAGGAGAACCGGAACGTGGCCAGGATGGCCGTGCTGCTGGCCGGATGGCCGACGTCGGTGCCCGGCGTGACGGTCAACAGGCTGTGCGGCTCGGGTCTGGAAGCCGCGGTGCAGGCCCGCCGGGCCGTCGCGGTCGGCGACGTCGATCTGGTGGTCGCGGGCGGGGTCGAGTCGATGACGAGGGCTCCGTGGGTCGTGCCCAAGCCGGAGCGGCCTTTTCCGGCCGGCCATCAGACGATGTTCTCCACCACCCTCGGCTGGCGACTGGTGAACCCCGTCATGGATGGTCGCTGGACGATCGCCCTGGGTGAGAGCGCCGAACATCTGGCGGATCTGCACTCGATCTCCCGCGAGGCCCAGGACGAATTCGCGCTCCGCAGCCATCGGCTCGCCCATCAGTCCTGGGAGGCCGGGGTTTTCGCCGACGAAGTCGTCCCCATTCCCGGTATCGGGTTGGATCGTGACGAAAGCATCCGGCCGGATACCGACGCAGCGAGTCTGGCCGGGTTGAAGCCCGCATTTCGCACCGGCGGCACGGTGACCGCCGGCAACTCCTCCCCGCTCAACGACGGTGCTGCCGCCATGCTGATCGGGACGGCGGGTGCGGCCGAGAAAATCGGTGCCACCCCGCTGGCCCGCATCGTGTCCTGCGCATCGGTCGGTGTCGACCCGGAGGTGTTCGGCATCGGACCGGTGCAGGCTGCCCGAAATGCGTTGGCGCGGGCCGGTATCGGTTTCGACGACCTTCGATACGTCGAGTTGAACGAGGCCTTCGCCGTCCAGTCCCTCTCGTGCCTGGCCGGATGGCCGGAGCTCGATCCGGCCAAGGTCAACGTGTTCGGGGGAGCCATCGCGATCGGTCATCCACTGGGTGCCTCTGGCGCGCGGGTCCTTGGCGCCCTGGCACACCGACTGCGCGCTGCGGGTGGGGGCTACGGGATGGCCACGCTGTGCATCGGCGTCGGACAAGGGATGGCCGTCGTGTTGGAGGCCTGA
- a CDS encoding IclR family transcriptional regulator, with protein sequence MTSKALAVLSAFDRRTPRAGLTEIAASAGLPISTTHRLIGELVAWGGLVRQSDGQYEIGPRLWALGLLAPVSRKLREVALPFMQDLAATTGENVHIAVRTGIHALYVERIAGTRSVAVVSRSGSELPLHATGVGKVLLAHADPETVGQALTRLVRVTPYTVVDRPRMVRQLAEIRRRGWAETSEEMTIGTCSVAVPVLDSDQRVVAALGVVATSSRRGLAKLVPMLQLASRGITRSAGAGDGVDL encoded by the coding sequence GTGACCTCCAAAGCCCTGGCCGTCCTGTCCGCGTTCGACCGCCGGACTCCACGGGCCGGCCTGACCGAGATCGCCGCCTCCGCGGGGCTGCCGATCAGCACCACGCATCGTCTGATCGGAGAATTGGTCGCGTGGGGCGGCCTGGTGCGTCAGAGCGACGGGCAGTACGAGATCGGTCCCCGTCTGTGGGCCCTCGGCCTGCTGGCGCCGGTGTCGCGGAAACTGCGCGAAGTGGCTCTCCCGTTCATGCAGGATCTGGCCGCGACCACCGGCGAGAACGTCCACATCGCAGTACGTACCGGCATTCATGCGCTCTACGTGGAACGGATCGCCGGTACCCGGTCGGTCGCCGTGGTCAGCCGCAGCGGATCCGAACTACCGCTGCACGCCACCGGTGTCGGCAAGGTGCTGCTGGCCCATGCCGATCCCGAGACGGTCGGGCAGGCTTTGACGCGCCTCGTCAGGGTCACCCCCTACACGGTCGTGGACCGGCCGCGGATGGTCAGACAGCTCGCCGAGATTCGGCGTCGCGGCTGGGCCGAGACATCGGAGGAGATGACCATCGGGACCTGTTCGGTCGCCGTACCGGTCCTTGATTCCGACCAGCGGGTGGTCGCGGCCCTCGGGGTGGTCGCCACCAGCAGCCGTCGTGGGCTCGCGAAGCTGGTCCCCATGCTCCAACTCGCGTCCCGCGGCATCACGCGGTCCGCCGGTGCTGGTGACGGTGTGGATCTATGA
- a CDS encoding 4-hydroxybenzoate 3-monooxygenase yields MRTQVAIIGAGPAGLLLSHLLARRGIESIVIENRSRAYVEARLRAGVLEQGTVDLLDEIGLGKRLHVDGQRHDGIHLQWPGTRHRIDFPELCGRSVWVYGQTEVVKDLIQAAVDTGQPVHFEVSDAQIHYVDGDSPSVTFTDAAGEPQRIDCDVIAGCDGFHGISRPQVAATGQQVFQREYPFSWLGILAAVPPSTDELIYAWHPNGFAMHSMRSPEISRLYLQVTPTDTIENWSDDRIWSELSTRMELDGWHLADGPVLEKGITPMRSFVSAPMRRGRLFLAGDTAHIVPPTGAKGLNLAVADVAVLDRALGDLLNRGDSSLADAYSETALRRVWRSTHFSWWMTSMLHRAGDEFDDQLQLSQLRYVASSPAAAASLAENYTGLPLDR; encoded by the coding sequence ATGCGTACACAGGTGGCCATCATCGGAGCCGGCCCTGCAGGATTGCTGCTGTCCCATTTGTTGGCCCGACGCGGGATCGAATCCATCGTCATCGAGAACCGTTCGCGGGCCTACGTCGAGGCCAGGCTGCGAGCCGGCGTTCTCGAGCAGGGCACCGTCGACCTGCTCGACGAGATCGGACTCGGGAAACGACTGCACGTCGACGGCCAGCGGCACGACGGCATTCATCTGCAATGGCCCGGCACCCGGCATCGGATCGACTTCCCGGAGCTGTGCGGCCGATCCGTCTGGGTGTACGGGCAGACCGAGGTGGTCAAGGATCTGATCCAGGCCGCCGTTGACACCGGACAACCGGTACATTTCGAGGTGTCCGACGCCCAGATCCATTACGTCGACGGTGATTCCCCCTCGGTCACCTTCACCGACGCGGCCGGCGAACCGCAACGGATCGACTGCGACGTGATCGCCGGCTGCGACGGCTTCCACGGGATCAGCCGTCCGCAGGTGGCCGCCACCGGGCAGCAGGTCTTCCAACGCGAATACCCCTTCTCCTGGTTGGGGATTCTCGCCGCCGTCCCGCCGTCCACCGACGAACTGATCTATGCGTGGCACCCGAACGGATTCGCCATGCACAGCATGCGTTCACCGGAGATCAGCCGGCTCTACCTGCAGGTGACACCGACGGACACGATCGAGAACTGGTCCGACGACCGGATCTGGAGCGAACTGTCGACCCGGATGGAGCTGGACGGGTGGCACCTGGCCGACGGACCCGTGCTGGAGAAGGGCATCACCCCGATGCGCAGCTTCGTCAGCGCACCGATGCGCCGCGGTCGTCTCTTCCTGGCCGGCGACACCGCCCACATCGTCCCGCCGACCGGGGCGAAGGGCCTGAACCTCGCGGTGGCCGATGTCGCGGTCCTCGATCGGGCGCTGGGCGATCTGCTGAACCGCGGTGACAGCTCGCTTGCTGACGCCTACTCCGAGACCGCTCTCCGCAGAGTCTGGCGCTCGACCCACTTCTCGTGGTGGATGACGTCGATGCTGCACCGCGCGGGCGACGAGTTCGACGACCAGCTCCAACTCTCCCAACTGCGCTACGTCGCCTCGTCACCGGCCGCCGCCGCCTCGCTGGCCGAGAACTACACCGGCCTGCCCCTCGACCGCTGA
- a CDS encoding SDR family NAD(P)-dependent oxidoreductase codes for MTEFNDLVAVVTGGASGIGAATAALLSERGARVAILDRDPTSVDTAVFTAVKCDITSSADVDAAIGEVARRLGGIDILVNNAGIGAAGDIAQNSDEEWHRVFDVNVVGIARVTRAALEHLRRSEHAAIVNTCSVVASVGLPQRAVYGASKGAVLALTLAMAADHLHEGIRVNAVTPGTADTPWVGRLLAQAPDAAVAAENLRARQPMGRLVTAAEVANAIAYLASPLTASTTGTILAVDGGMTGVRI; via the coding sequence ATGACTGAATTCAACGATCTGGTGGCCGTCGTGACCGGTGGGGCCAGTGGTATCGGCGCCGCTACTGCAGCCCTGCTGTCGGAGCGGGGGGCGAGGGTGGCGATCCTGGACCGGGATCCGACCTCGGTGGACACTGCGGTCTTCACCGCCGTGAAGTGCGACATCACCTCATCGGCGGACGTGGACGCGGCGATCGGCGAGGTGGCCCGACGACTGGGTGGCATCGACATCCTCGTCAACAACGCGGGAATCGGCGCCGCCGGGGACATCGCCCAGAACAGCGACGAGGAATGGCACCGCGTCTTCGACGTCAACGTGGTCGGCATCGCCAGGGTGACGCGGGCGGCGCTCGAGCACCTGCGTCGCTCCGAGCACGCCGCCATCGTCAACACCTGCTCGGTGGTGGCCAGCGTCGGGCTGCCGCAGCGTGCTGTCTACGGCGCGAGCAAGGGTGCGGTCCTGGCCCTGACACTGGCGATGGCCGCGGACCACCTGCACGAGGGGATCCGGGTGAACGCGGTGACACCCGGGACGGCCGACACTCCCTGGGTCGGCCGGCTGCTCGCCCAGGCGCCGGATGCCGCCGTCGCCGCCGAGAACCTCCGGGCGCGACAGCCCATGGGGCGCCTCGTCACCGCCGCCGAGGTGGCGAACGCCATCGCCTACCTGGCCAGCCCGCTCACCGCCTCCACCACCGGCACGATCCTGGCCGTCGACGGCGGCATGACCGGCGTCCGGATCTGA
- a CDS encoding zinc-binding dehydrogenase, whose amino-acid sequence MRAFVVTGPREFAVHDVAAPVPGRGQVVVDVERVGVCGTDVEFFTGEMAYLHQGFASYPMRLGHEWCGTVSAVGVGVDVHWLGRRTTGDTMLGCGHCRRCLAGLQHVCEDRFEVGIRGGFPGALAEQLAVPVSALHPLPVEVDEASGALVEPGGNALRSVWGADLAAGDRLLVLGPGTIGLLVAMFALAEGVEVHLMGRSPRSLEFARTLGFEGVWTQEDLPARAWDAVVDSSNSAALPPLALDLVEPGKRVVYVGLAGSPSRIDTRELALKDVTAVGILSGSPGLTATIEKFASGTVDPRPLVAATVGLEQAGDVLAGWRPATAGPGPKIHIDPRKR is encoded by the coding sequence GTGAGGGCGTTCGTGGTCACCGGCCCCCGCGAGTTCGCGGTGCACGATGTCGCAGCGCCCGTCCCGGGTCGGGGTCAGGTGGTCGTCGACGTCGAGCGGGTGGGTGTCTGCGGCACCGACGTGGAGTTCTTCACCGGTGAGATGGCCTATCTGCACCAGGGTTTCGCTTCCTACCCGATGCGCCTGGGCCATGAGTGGTGCGGTACCGTCTCGGCCGTCGGCGTCGGCGTCGACGTGCACTGGCTTGGCCGGCGGACCACCGGCGACACGATGCTGGGCTGTGGCCACTGCCGTCGTTGTCTGGCGGGCCTGCAGCACGTCTGCGAGGACCGTTTCGAGGTCGGGATCCGCGGCGGATTTCCCGGTGCCCTGGCCGAGCAGTTGGCGGTCCCGGTCAGCGCGCTGCATCCGCTGCCGGTGGAGGTCGATGAGGCCTCCGGGGCGCTGGTGGAACCCGGCGGGAATGCGCTCCGCTCCGTCTGGGGAGCCGACCTTGCCGCCGGTGACCGTCTTCTCGTGCTCGGGCCGGGCACGATCGGGCTGCTGGTGGCCATGTTCGCCCTTGCGGAGGGCGTCGAGGTGCATCTGATGGGGCGCTCGCCGCGCTCGCTCGAGTTTGCGCGCACGCTGGGGTTCGAGGGCGTGTGGACCCAGGAGGATCTGCCGGCGCGGGCCTGGGATGCCGTCGTCGACTCGTCGAATTCGGCTGCGCTGCCACCATTGGCGCTCGACCTGGTCGAGCCGGGCAAGCGCGTCGTCTACGTCGGACTGGCCGGATCTCCGAGCCGGATCGACACCAGGGAGCTGGCGCTCAAGGACGTCACCGCAGTCGGAATCCTGAGTGGCTCTCCGGGGCTCACCGCAACCATCGAGAAATTTGCTTCCGGGACCGTCGACCCGCGACCACTCGTCGCTGCGACCGTCGGCCTCGAACAGGCCGGCGACGTGCTGGCCGGATGGCGCCCGGCAACTGCCGGGCCCGGACCCAAGATCCATATCGATCCGAGGAAGAGATGA
- a CDS encoding IlvD/Edd family dehydratase — MAEHRSSQWYAGTDRNAYIHRAWMRRGLPAHAFDGRPHIAIANTASDLTPCNSHFNEVAESVKQGVYEAGGIPLNLPVVSLGETLVRPTAMLWRNMAAMATEEMLRANPIDGVVLLGGCDKTIPSLLMAAASVDIPAVVIPGGPMLTGTFRGVALGCGTDVWRLSEEVRAGTLSEDQFLKSESSMIRSRGHCNTMGTASTMAVVAEALGTIMPGLAGTPAADSRLLEASHETGRLIVDMVAKERRLSSILTRGSFLNAIVALAATGGSTNAVVHLLAIAGRLGIELTQDDFDRTGSNVPLLVDLQPAGRWLMEDFFRAGGLLAVLREVKDLLDPDALTVTGRPLASYLDDAQIWDPEVISLRAAPVQPHAGIAVLYGNLAPGGAVIKPAAASEHLLSHRGRAMVFDSIEDMHARIDDPGLDVDADSVLILRGCGPRGYPGMPEVANMPLPTKLLQQGVRDMVRICDGRMSGTAYGTVVLHVCPEAAAGGPLALVQTGDMITLDVAARRLDIDIPAEELARRQPSEVAAAGYANPKRGWEKLYVQTVQGADQGADLDFLVGSSGDEVSRESH; from the coding sequence ATGGCCGAGCATCGAAGCTCCCAGTGGTACGCAGGCACCGACCGCAACGCCTACATCCATCGCGCGTGGATGCGAAGGGGTCTACCTGCTCACGCTTTCGACGGGCGACCGCACATCGCGATCGCCAACACCGCCTCGGATCTGACGCCGTGCAACTCCCATTTCAACGAGGTGGCCGAGAGCGTCAAGCAGGGCGTCTACGAGGCCGGTGGCATCCCGCTGAACCTTCCGGTGGTCTCGCTGGGCGAGACGCTGGTCCGCCCGACGGCGATGTTGTGGCGCAACATGGCGGCGATGGCGACCGAGGAGATGTTGCGCGCCAACCCGATCGACGGTGTCGTACTGCTCGGCGGCTGCGACAAGACCATTCCCTCACTGCTGATGGCGGCGGCCTCGGTCGACATCCCTGCGGTGGTGATCCCGGGTGGCCCGATGCTGACGGGCACCTTCCGCGGTGTCGCGCTGGGTTGCGGAACCGACGTCTGGCGGCTGTCCGAGGAGGTCAGGGCAGGCACCCTGTCGGAGGACCAGTTCCTGAAGTCCGAATCTTCGATGATCCGCAGTCGCGGGCACTGCAACACCATGGGAACGGCCTCCACGATGGCGGTGGTGGCAGAAGCGTTGGGCACCATCATGCCCGGCCTGGCCGGTACCCCGGCGGCGGACAGCCGATTGCTGGAGGCCTCGCACGAGACCGGCCGATTGATCGTCGACATGGTCGCGAAGGAGCGACGGTTGTCCTCCATCCTGACCAGGGGCTCGTTCCTCAACGCGATCGTCGCCCTGGCTGCCACCGGGGGCTCGACGAACGCCGTGGTGCATCTGCTGGCCATCGCCGGGCGGCTCGGGATCGAGTTGACCCAGGACGATTTCGACCGGACCGGGTCGAACGTGCCGTTGCTGGTGGATCTGCAGCCCGCCGGCCGCTGGCTGATGGAAGATTTCTTCCGTGCCGGTGGCCTGCTCGCGGTCCTGCGGGAGGTGAAGGATCTGCTCGACCCCGACGCGCTGACGGTGACCGGGAGGCCGTTGGCCAGCTATCTGGACGACGCGCAGATCTGGGACCCGGAGGTCATCTCGTTGCGGGCGGCCCCGGTGCAGCCGCACGCCGGGATCGCTGTGCTGTACGGAAATCTCGCCCCGGGGGGTGCGGTCATCAAACCGGCGGCCGCCTCGGAGCACCTGCTGAGTCATCGAGGCCGGGCGATGGTGTTCGACTCTATCGAGGACATGCACGCGCGGATCGATGATCCGGGTCTGGACGTGGACGCCGACTCGGTACTGATCCTGCGGGGCTGCGGGCCCAGGGGATATCCGGGAATGCCGGAGGTCGCCAACATGCCGTTGCCGACGAAGCTGCTGCAGCAGGGTGTCCGGGACATGGTGCGCATCTGTGACGGCCGCATGAGTGGGACCGCCTACGGCACCGTCGTTCTCCACGTCTGCCCGGAGGCGGCTGCGGGTGGCCCCCTGGCGCTGGTGCAGACCGGCGACATGATCACCCTCGACGTCGCAGCACGGCGACTGGACATCGACATCCCCGCGGAGGAACTTGCCCGGCGGCAGCCGTCCGAGGTGGCCGCCGCCGGCTACGCCAACCCCAAGCGCGGCTGGGAGAAGCTCTACGTGCAAACGGTCCAGGGCGCCGACCAGGGCGCGGACCTCGACTTCCTGGTCGGGTCCAGTGGCGACGAGGTCTCCCGTGAATCGCATTGA